In one Janibacter cremeus genomic region, the following are encoded:
- a CDS encoding SDR family oxidoreductase, producing the protein MNESEISTRAAAMTTGEDGGFPAQQQELPGSSARMEPVPDHGEETWVGSGRLQGMRALITGGDSGIGRAVAIAFAREGADVALSYLPEEQEDAEATADWVRDAGREVVLCPGDLQSQQVCADVVASTVSGLGGIDVLVNNAGVQMARDQGIEDISDERLDRVFKTNLYALFWMTRAALPHLGRGSSIINVSSIQAFEPSPSLLDYASTKAAINNFTVNLAAEVGERGIRVNAVAPGPIWTPLQPATQPEKKIKAFGADTPLGRAGQPGELAGAFVYLASPAEASYVSGTVLGVTGGKPVF; encoded by the coding sequence ATGAACGAGTCCGAGATCAGCACGAGGGCGGCAGCGATGACGACCGGCGAGGACGGCGGATTCCCTGCGCAGCAGCAGGAGCTGCCGGGGTCGAGCGCCCGGATGGAACCGGTCCCGGACCACGGCGAGGAGACGTGGGTCGGCTCCGGTCGCCTGCAGGGGATGCGGGCGCTGATCACCGGCGGGGACTCGGGGATCGGTCGAGCCGTGGCCATCGCCTTCGCCCGGGAGGGCGCTGACGTGGCGCTGTCCTACCTGCCCGAGGAGCAGGAGGACGCGGAGGCCACCGCGGACTGGGTCCGTGATGCCGGGCGGGAGGTCGTCCTGTGCCCGGGTGACCTGCAGTCCCAGCAGGTGTGCGCCGACGTCGTCGCGAGCACCGTGTCGGGGTTGGGCGGGATCGACGTCCTCGTCAACAACGCAGGGGTGCAGATGGCCCGGGACCAGGGGATCGAGGACATCTCCGACGAGCGTCTCGACCGGGTCTTCAAGACCAACCTCTACGCACTCTTCTGGATGACGCGGGCGGCCCTGCCGCACCTCGGTCGAGGGTCGAGCATCATCAACGTCAGCTCCATCCAGGCCTTCGAGCCCTCGCCGTCGTTGTTGGACTACGCATCGACCAAGGCGGCGATCAACAACTTCACCGTCAACCTCGCGGCCGAGGTGGGCGAGCGCGGCATCCGGGTCAACGCCGTCGCTCCCGGGCCCATCTGGACCCCGCTCCAGCCGGCCACCCAGCCCGAGAAGAAGATCAAGGCATTCGGAGCCGACACGCCCCTCGGGCGAGCGGGGCAGCCGGGCGAGCTGGCCGGGGCCTTCGTCTACCTGGCCTCACCGGCGGAGGCGAGCTATGTCTCCGGCACGGTCCTGGGCGTCACCGGCGGCAAGCCCGTCTTCTGA